In one window of SAR116 cluster alpha proteobacterium HIMB100 DNA:
- a CDS encoding Taurine catabolism dioxygenase TauD, TfdA family (PFAM: Taurine catabolism dioxygenase TauD, TfdA family) encodes MNARLSLERVNTPAAWYGSKLQKQPEIWTYVLNDAEIAELFDASRKFKDSGIPIGKMSPESFRLSKLSPFLDTLADTLKHGIGFQLISGLPIEDCTPLDRAQIFCGIGSYIGKARSQNAAGHLLGHVRDTGADINDPKVRIYQTTERQTFHTDSSDVVGLLCINEAKEGGDSMLASSMTAYNELLDRRSDLLAVLFDPIATDRRGEVPEGEKPYFTIPVYNSFEGFLTCIYQRNYIDSAKRFEDAPNLSDEQIQALDLLDTIVNEPEVNLRMRLKPGDMQFVYNHTMLHDRTAFIDWPDQDRRRHLLRLWLSVPDDRPLPHVFSQRYGSIEIGDRGGVITKETVLHAPIEV; translated from the coding sequence ATGAATGCCAGATTAAGTTTGGAAAGAGTTAATACGCCTGCTGCCTGGTATGGTTCAAAACTGCAAAAACAACCAGAGATTTGGACCTATGTTTTAAATGATGCGGAAATCGCTGAGTTATTCGATGCCAGTCGAAAATTTAAAGACAGCGGCATACCTATAGGCAAAATGTCACCAGAGAGTTTCAGACTTTCGAAATTGAGTCCATTTTTAGATACACTCGCAGATACACTGAAGCATGGTATTGGTTTCCAATTGATCTCAGGTCTGCCAATTGAAGACTGTACGCCTCTAGACAGAGCACAAATCTTCTGTGGAATTGGAAGTTATATAGGCAAAGCGAGATCTCAGAACGCTGCAGGGCATTTGCTTGGGCATGTGCGGGACACAGGTGCTGACATCAATGACCCAAAGGTAAGAATTTATCAAACCACAGAAAGACAGACCTTTCACACGGATTCAAGTGATGTAGTTGGATTGTTGTGTATCAATGAGGCAAAGGAAGGAGGCGACTCGATGCTTGCCTCCAGCATGACAGCCTACAATGAGCTATTAGACAGACGGTCTGACCTGCTGGCGGTTCTATTTGACCCAATAGCGACGGACAGACGAGGAGAAGTCCCAGAAGGCGAAAAGCCCTATTTCACCATTCCAGTCTACAATAGCTTTGAGGGGTTTTTGACCTGTATTTACCAAAGAAATTATATTGATTCTGCGAAAAGATTTGAAGACGCGCCAAATCTATCTGATGAGCAGATTCAAGCTCTGGATTTATTAGATACAATTGTCAATGAGCCAGAGGTGAACCTTCGTATGAGACTTAAACCTGGTGATATGCAGTTTGTATATAATCATACTATGCTTCATGACAGGACAGCATTTATCGACTGGCCAGACCAAGACAGGCGACGGCATCTGTTGAGACTGTGGTTATCTGTGCCAGATGACCGCCCTCTTCCTCATGTTTTTTCACAAAGATATGGCTCAATCGAAATCGGTGATAGAGGAGGCGTAATCACAAAAGAAACGGTCCTTCATGCACCGATTGAGGTATAG
- a CDS encoding hypothetical protein (PFAM: Tripartite tricarboxylate transporter TctA family): MLDVLQQAFLIFATWQNVLLLGFGVLIGTFVGAVPGMTTPMAVALTLPFTFTLPPVSGILLLLGVYKGGIYGGSITAILINAPGTPAASCTVLDGYPLAKRGEARRALDIALYSSCIADFFSNISLILFAGILASLALAFGSPEVFTLILFSLTIIAGVSGDQLLKGLGSAMFGLILATIGLDLIYGTNRFVFGEVQLMSGLNFIPVLIGLFALPEIIAYFGRLEPKREHNPLAGTGATFEDLKKCLKSIIRGSFIGVILGAIPGIGGAPSAFLSYSEAKRNAKNPDEFGKGSLEGVAAAESGNNGVAGATLIPLLALGIPGDIITAIILGAFMIHGLRPGPLLFQDNLSLIYALFIGIMLSSIFLFLIGKASIRVISKIADIPHRVLFPIVLVLCVFGSYAVNNNIFDVGVMFLMGLVGFLMLKLKIPAAPFLIAFILGPLLEDNFRQSLLLSRGDLMVFFSSPICWLFWALTALAVFIIVRRGITFNN; the protein is encoded by the coding sequence ATGTTAGATGTATTACAGCAAGCATTTTTAATTTTTGCCACTTGGCAAAATGTTCTCCTTCTGGGTTTTGGTGTTCTGATCGGCACTTTTGTGGGGGCCGTTCCCGGTATGACGACACCAATGGCCGTCGCCCTCACACTGCCCTTCACATTCACGCTGCCTCCCGTAAGTGGAATTCTACTCTTATTGGGCGTCTACAAAGGGGGTATCTATGGCGGCTCAATAACCGCAATTCTGATCAACGCACCAGGAACTCCAGCCGCCTCTTGCACGGTTCTTGACGGCTACCCTCTGGCCAAAAGAGGGGAGGCCAGACGAGCATTAGACATCGCTTTATATTCCTCTTGTATTGCTGACTTCTTCTCGAATATCTCTCTCATCTTATTTGCGGGAATATTAGCAAGCCTGGCTCTAGCCTTCGGATCGCCTGAAGTATTCACGCTTATTTTGTTCTCTCTTACCATTATTGCAGGCGTGTCTGGCGATCAACTTCTAAAAGGGCTGGGCTCAGCTATGTTTGGCCTGATTCTCGCCACCATTGGTTTGGATTTAATCTATGGAACAAATAGATTTGTGTTTGGAGAGGTGCAATTGATGAGCGGGTTGAATTTTATACCTGTTCTTATTGGCTTGTTTGCCCTTCCCGAAATCATAGCTTATTTCGGCCGATTAGAGCCAAAGCGTGAGCACAATCCCCTAGCCGGAACAGGGGCCACCTTTGAAGATCTTAAGAAATGCCTGAAATCCATAATTCGCGGAAGTTTTATAGGCGTTATTCTAGGCGCTATCCCGGGAATTGGCGGCGCGCCTTCTGCGTTTTTAAGCTATTCTGAAGCAAAGAGAAATGCAAAAAACCCTGATGAATTTGGCAAAGGTTCATTGGAAGGCGTAGCGGCTGCAGAAAGTGGAAATAACGGTGTCGCCGGCGCAACGCTTATTCCACTTCTTGCCCTAGGGATACCCGGCGACATCATCACTGCAATCATTCTGGGGGCTTTTATGATCCATGGCCTTCGCCCTGGCCCTTTATTGTTTCAAGATAATCTATCTCTCATTTATGCTTTGTTTATCGGCATTATGCTTAGCTCAATTTTTTTGTTTTTGATTGGCAAAGCCTCTATTCGGGTAATTAGCAAAATTGCTGACATTCCTCATCGGGTGCTCTTCCCAATCGTGCTTGTCTTATGTGTTTTTGGTTCTTACGCAGTGAACAACAATATATTTGATGTTGGGGTGATGTTCTTAATGGGACTCGTCGGGTTCCTTATGTTGAAATTGAAAATTCCGGCAGCCCCCTTTTTGATTGCGTTTATTTTAGGCCCTCTTCTTGAGGATAACTTCCGTCAGTCACTCCTTCTGTCCAGAGGGGATTTGATGGTGTTTTTCTCTAGTCCAATTTGTTGGCTATTTTGGGCCCTTACCGCACTCGCCGTTTTCATTATTGTCCGCAGGGGCATCACATTCAACAATTAG
- a CDS encoding Tripartite tricarboxylate transporter TctB family (PFAM: Tripartite tricarboxylate transporter TctB family) yields the protein MRINFWSGILMVIVSLTLITILIPIGIDAPRKVRFAALAPSYYPYIVSTILFLLGSVIIIRSRREKAAQPEPNVHPQAIKRLSKFIFLLAVFASSLEWAGFILSSSVALMVALPLAGEKRPLIIIANALIIPILLYLFFYKIAGIPIPLGVTAFLVQGL from the coding sequence ATGAGGATAAATTTCTGGTCAGGAATTTTGATGGTGATAGTGTCGTTAACACTGATAACGATATTAATCCCCATAGGCATAGATGCCCCCAGGAAAGTAAGGTTTGCCGCTTTAGCGCCCAGCTATTACCCCTACATCGTCTCAACAATCTTATTTCTTTTAGGTTCTGTAATCATCATTCGCTCAAGGCGGGAGAAGGCTGCACAACCAGAGCCTAATGTTCATCCTCAGGCAATTAAACGACTTTCGAAATTCATTTTCCTATTAGCGGTTTTCGCGTCTTCGCTTGAATGGGCAGGCTTTATTCTTAGCAGCAGCGTAGCTCTGATGGTTGCGTTACCACTTGCTGGAGAAAAAAGACCTCTCATCATCATTGCCAATGCCTTGATTATCCCGATCCTTCTCTATCTTTTCTTCTACAAGATAGCTGGCATACCTATTCCTCTGGGTGTCACGGCGTTTCTAGTCCAGGGGCTCTGA
- a CDS encoding hypothetical protein (PFAM: Tripartite tricarboxylate transporter family receptor): protein MKKMLNYLVASIAGLSAFLLPNLALAEYPERPITIVVPYGPGGAADLSARLIAGSAPAYLGQPVLAVNKTGAAGVVGSNFVVNAPADGYTLLSARVGSQMGVPAMNKTIPYNWDDFTMLGLIERNPFVLVVSPASGIKSFADFEKKIKAGEEMSYSTAGVGTLLHTGVAVMANAMGADFDKLIHVPYKGGGKARAAVVAGQVDFSFQNLSAAAGAIEAGQLIALVVSTPDRQKIIADVPTAAEVGHPSIEMVIGWSAIYGPPGLPDDVVAKWVDTLEKLKKDRGWNKMTKSLGNIVDIRSPADTRSYVEAQYNAYDEALMKLGMRIE from the coding sequence ATGAAAAAGATGTTAAATTATCTGGTTGCATCAATTGCTGGCTTATCAGCATTTTTGCTTCCTAACCTTGCTTTGGCTGAGTATCCAGAAAGGCCAATCACGATTGTTGTTCCCTATGGTCCGGGCGGCGCAGCTGACCTATCAGCACGATTGATCGCTGGTTCTGCGCCTGCATATTTGGGCCAGCCTGTTCTTGCCGTGAACAAAACTGGTGCTGCAGGTGTGGTAGGATCAAACTTTGTGGTAAACGCCCCAGCAGATGGGTATACACTTCTGTCTGCCCGCGTCGGAAGCCAAATGGGCGTTCCAGCCATGAACAAGACCATTCCTTACAACTGGGACGATTTCACCATGCTTGGATTAATAGAAAGAAATCCATTCGTTCTGGTTGTTAGCCCTGCAAGTGGAATAAAGTCATTCGCTGACTTTGAGAAAAAAATCAAAGCAGGGGAAGAAATGTCCTACAGCACAGCAGGTGTCGGAACGCTTTTGCATACTGGCGTGGCGGTTATGGCGAATGCTATGGGTGCTGATTTTGATAAGCTTATCCATGTACCTTATAAAGGTGGGGGGAAAGCTCGTGCCGCTGTTGTTGCTGGCCAGGTTGATTTCTCTTTCCAAAACCTCTCAGCAGCAGCAGGAGCGATTGAAGCAGGTCAGCTTATAGCACTTGTTGTCAGCACGCCAGACAGACAAAAGATTATCGCTGATGTCCCAACCGCAGCTGAGGTCGGCCACCCTAGCATCGAGATGGTGATCGGTTGGTCTGCGATCTATGGCCCTCCAGGACTGCCTGATGATGTTGTGGCGAAATGGGTTGATACGCTCGAGAAATTGAAAAAAGACCGCGGCTGGAACAAGATGACCAAAAGCTTAGGTAATATTGTTGACATCCGGTCTCCGGCAGATACGCGCTCATATGTAGAGGCGCAGTACAATGCTTATGATGAAGCCTTGATGAAGTTAGGCATGCGGATTGAATAA
- a CDS encoding choline-sulfatase (PFAM: Sulfatase~TIGRFAM: choline-sulfatase): MKPNFLIIMADQLAAPALSIYGDKIVKAPNIDTLAANGVVFENAYCNLPMCGPSRASMHAGKLPFSIGMYDNASEFKASIPTFAHYLRDLGYQVELSGKMHFVGPDQMHGYHKRHTTEIYPANFAWTVDWSKGREYRPTNLTMAPVIESGSCIRTLQMDYDDEVAYHAVQAIYDLARHHKEDPWCLTVSFTHPHSPFVIAEEYWKLYDHSEIPLPTTPPMLLEDMDHLSRNLHFCQARHEFTVTDEHRLNAKHAYYGMISYIDEKIGNLVTALERSNLSENTIIIFTADHGEMMGERGMWYKQHFFEWASRIPLIIHAPYKFKTGRITQNCSLVDIMPTLLELANEAPFDKLVDTSDGQSLVPALLGKPEELSDIAYSEFAADGSTGPSRMVKHKNYKYMDLEGVDELLFDVVKDPNELNNLIDDISFSDLADEMRRLCKSNWNMDDMRTIIASDQKRRLKVHQSTAGDPTYVNIVRSDDSGRYIRNAGAADTKAKARLPYVPPARPT; this comes from the coding sequence ATGAAGCCAAATTTTTTGATCATCATGGCGGATCAGCTGGCCGCCCCAGCCTTGTCAATCTATGGTGATAAAATCGTAAAGGCGCCGAATATAGATACCCTCGCTGCCAACGGCGTGGTATTTGAAAATGCTTATTGCAATCTGCCTATGTGTGGCCCTTCGAGGGCCTCCATGCATGCGGGCAAGTTACCTTTTTCCATTGGCATGTATGACAACGCGTCTGAGTTTAAGGCCTCTATTCCTACCTTTGCTCATTATTTGAGGGATTTAGGATATCAGGTTGAATTATCAGGAAAAATGCATTTTGTTGGCCCTGACCAAATGCATGGTTATCACAAACGGCATACAACTGAGATTTATCCAGCTAATTTTGCTTGGACAGTCGATTGGTCGAAGGGACGAGAGTACAGGCCGACAAATTTAACTATGGCGCCTGTAATCGAGAGTGGGTCATGCATTAGAACACTTCAGATGGATTATGATGACGAGGTTGCGTATCACGCTGTTCAGGCGATTTATGATTTAGCGCGTCATCATAAAGAAGATCCTTGGTGTCTGACAGTTTCATTTACTCATCCTCACTCTCCTTTCGTGATAGCCGAAGAGTATTGGAAACTTTATGACCATAGTGAAATTCCATTGCCCACTACGCCGCCAATGTTGCTTGAGGATATGGATCATCTCAGCCGAAATTTGCATTTTTGCCAGGCTAGGCATGAATTTACGGTAACTGATGAACACCGCTTGAATGCAAAACATGCCTATTATGGGATGATTTCTTACATTGACGAGAAAATCGGAAATTTAGTCACAGCCCTTGAGCGCTCAAACCTAAGTGAAAATACGATAATTATTTTTACCGCAGACCATGGCGAGATGATGGGTGAGAGGGGTATGTGGTACAAACAGCATTTCTTTGAATGGGCGTCTCGTATACCGCTGATCATTCATGCTCCTTATAAGTTTAAAACCGGCAGAATTACGCAGAACTGCTCTTTGGTTGATATCATGCCGACTCTTCTTGAGCTGGCTAATGAGGCACCATTTGATAAGCTGGTGGACACTTCAGACGGTCAATCTTTAGTTCCGGCATTATTGGGCAAACCAGAGGAGTTGAGCGATATCGCCTATTCGGAATTTGCAGCAGATGGCTCAACCGGCCCGTCCAGAATGGTGAAACACAAAAACTATAAATATATGGATTTGGAAGGAGTGGATGAACTACTTTTTGATGTAGTTAAAGACCCCAACGAATTAAACAACCTTATCGACGATATATCATTCTCTGATTTAGCCGACGAAATGCGACGACTCTGTAAGTCAAATTGGAATATGGATGACATGCGCACCATCATTGCTAGCGATCAGAAAAGAAGGTTAAAAGTGCATCAATCAACAGCCGGAGATCCAACTTACGTTAACATTGTTCGTTCAGATGATTCTGGCAGATATATAAGAAATGCAGGGGCAGCTGACACCAAAGCAAAGGCAAGACTTCCATATGTTCCTCCGGCTAGACCAACTTAA
- a CDS encoding ATP-dependent phosphoenolpyruvate carboxykinase (PFAM: Phosphoenolpyruvate carboxykinase~TIGRFAM: phosphoenolpyruvate carboxykinase (ATP)), with the protein MFKFLEQFGITNPLDIVHNPSYEDLFEEETQADLTGFEKGFVTDTGAVNVFTGEYTGRSPKDKFIVKDDITAETFWWNGNGTKNDNKPLSPEVWTELRELVASQLSEKKLYIIDGYCGANENSCLKVRFVMEVAWQAHFVKNMFIRPSDEQLDDFEPNFTVFNASKTSNPNWQEQGLNSPTFIAFNFKERVQLIGGTWYGGEMKKGLFSVMNYLLPQRGIASMHCSANQGRDNDVALFFGLSGTGKTTLSASADRSLIGDDEHGWDDDGVFNFEGGCYAKTIDLNPEKEPEIYNAVRRDALLENVSMDENGKVDFSDTSLTENTRVSYPIYHIENIVRPLSKAGHPSHVIFLTADAFGVLPAVSILNNEEAQYHFLSGFTAKLAGTERGITQPTPTFSACFGSAFLSLHPTIYADVLNKRLIDSGARTYLVNTGWNGKGERISLRNTRLIIQAILSGALDDEDTTNLPIFNLSMPNKITGIDDAILDPRSSFDNEAQWRSQANELAALFIQNFDKFTDRDLGKALQSAGPKLEN; encoded by the coding sequence ATGTTCAAATTCCTGGAACAGTTCGGAATCACCAACCCTCTTGATATTGTTCATAACCCCTCTTACGAAGATCTATTTGAAGAAGAAACCCAAGCAGATTTAACGGGTTTTGAAAAAGGGTTTGTCACTGACACTGGAGCAGTAAACGTTTTTACAGGCGAATATACTGGCCGCTCACCTAAAGATAAATTTATTGTTAAAGACGACATAACAGCTGAAACATTCTGGTGGAATGGTAACGGCACAAAAAATGACAATAAGCCACTCTCACCAGAGGTATGGACAGAACTCAGAGAACTTGTCGCCTCGCAGCTTTCTGAAAAAAAATTATATATCATCGATGGCTATTGCGGCGCGAATGAAAATAGCTGCCTGAAGGTCCGGTTCGTCATGGAAGTGGCTTGGCAAGCTCATTTCGTGAAGAATATGTTCATTCGACCTTCTGATGAACAGCTTGACGATTTTGAACCTAACTTCACAGTATTCAATGCTTCAAAAACAAGCAATCCAAATTGGCAAGAGCAAGGGTTGAACTCACCGACATTTATCGCATTCAACTTTAAAGAACGTGTTCAGCTTATCGGAGGAACCTGGTATGGCGGAGAGATGAAAAAAGGGTTGTTTTCAGTCATGAATTACTTGTTGCCTCAGCGCGGAATCGCATCAATGCATTGTTCAGCTAATCAGGGCCGCGACAATGATGTGGCCTTGTTTTTCGGACTTTCCGGTACCGGCAAAACCACCCTGTCAGCATCTGCTGATCGCTCCCTGATTGGTGACGATGAACATGGATGGGATGATGATGGCGTGTTTAATTTTGAGGGCGGTTGTTATGCTAAGACCATTGATCTAAATCCTGAAAAGGAGCCCGAAATTTATAATGCCGTCCGCCGCGACGCATTGCTTGAAAATGTGAGCATGGACGAGAATGGTAAAGTTGATTTTAGTGATACAAGTTTAACCGAAAATACTCGCGTATCTTATCCGATTTACCATATTGAAAATATTGTTCGCCCTCTTTCCAAGGCAGGCCACCCAAGTCATGTCATTTTTCTTACTGCTGACGCGTTTGGTGTTTTGCCAGCCGTGTCAATTTTAAATAATGAGGAAGCACAATATCATTTCCTCTCAGGATTTACCGCAAAACTTGCAGGCACAGAGCGGGGAATTACACAACCTACCCCAACATTTTCTGCTTGTTTTGGTTCTGCTTTTTTAAGTCTTCACCCAACAATATATGCAGATGTGCTTAACAAACGTTTGATTGATTCGGGCGCGCGAACATATTTGGTAAACACAGGTTGGAATGGAAAAGGGGAACGCATTTCACTCAGAAACACACGCCTGATTATTCAAGCCATTCTCTCAGGGGCACTTGATGATGAAGACACAACTAACCTACCCATTTTCAACCTCAGTATGCCAAATAAGATAACCGGAATTGATGACGCGATCCTCGATCCCCGCTCAAGCTTCGATAATGAAGCCCAGTGGCGGTCGCAAGCCAATGAGTTGGCCGCTCTTTTCATTCAAAATTTTGATAAATTTACCGATCGGGATTTGGGTAAAGCTCTTCAATCTGCAGGACCAAAATTAGAAAATTAG
- a CDS encoding enolase superfamily enzyme related to L-alanine-DL-glutamate epimerase (PFAM: Mandelate racemase / muconate lactonizing enzyme, C-terminal domain; Mandelate racemase / muconate lactonizing enzyme, N-terminal domain): protein MIKICSIKVTVYRFPLDNPVQTSFGLMVDRPMTIVELVSSDGHTGWGEIWCNFPHVGAEHRARLISSVFEPLLLSQVFASPNAAFEFLTKATWVLGLQTGEFGPIAQCIAGIDIALSDIYAKQRNKPLWELFGGQSDVVALYASGISPIGAEQTARLAVDNGYDALKLKIGFGSEVDIRNIKALREVVGSARTLMVDANQAWTVDDACEMIKELTSFDLSWLEEPIAKDRPHSEWKRLRDEASVPLAGGENLLGNTEFSDAIKDGILSVIQPDIAKWGGLSQTIPLAKSILNSGRRYCPHYLGGGIGLVASAHALAAAGGDGMLEVDFNPNPLRSELVGDLLSAKNGKATLGKKAGLGFTPNMRAIKKYEVAQHRS, encoded by the coding sequence ATGATCAAAATTTGCTCCATAAAAGTAACTGTCTACAGATTTCCGTTAGACAATCCTGTTCAAACGTCATTTGGCCTGATGGTTGACCGGCCCATGACGATAGTTGAATTGGTTAGCTCTGACGGTCATACAGGTTGGGGAGAAATTTGGTGTAACTTTCCTCATGTAGGCGCTGAACACAGAGCAAGACTCATTTCCAGTGTTTTTGAACCATTGTTGTTGAGTCAGGTATTCGCAAGCCCAAACGCCGCATTCGAATTCTTAACCAAAGCGACGTGGGTATTAGGTTTGCAAACAGGTGAATTTGGGCCAATAGCTCAATGTATAGCCGGAATAGACATTGCGCTTTCAGACATATACGCAAAACAAAGAAATAAGCCGTTATGGGAGCTTTTTGGCGGCCAGTCCGATGTCGTCGCTCTATATGCAAGTGGCATCAGCCCAATAGGCGCAGAACAAACGGCCAGACTCGCTGTTGACAATGGCTATGACGCCTTAAAGCTGAAAATTGGATTTGGCAGTGAAGTCGATATCAGGAATATCAAGGCTCTTCGTGAAGTAGTTGGATCTGCGAGAACTTTAATGGTTGATGCCAATCAGGCATGGACAGTTGATGATGCCTGCGAAATGATAAAGGAATTAACGTCATTCGACCTTTCTTGGCTGGAGGAACCAATCGCGAAAGATAGACCTCACAGTGAATGGAAACGATTAAGAGATGAGGCATCTGTGCCGCTTGCAGGCGGGGAAAATTTGTTGGGGAACACTGAATTTTCTGATGCCATTAAAGATGGAATTTTATCAGTCATACAGCCAGATATAGCAAAATGGGGCGGCCTCAGCCAAACCATCCCTCTGGCAAAATCTATACTCAATTCCGGCCGCCGTTATTGTCCTCATTACCTGGGTGGCGGAATTGGATTGGTTGCGTCAGCACATGCACTTGCTGCCGCTGGAGGGGATGGAATGCTAGAAGTGGATTTCAATCCTAACCCGTTGCGTTCTGAGCTTGTTGGCGACTTATTGTCTGCAAAGAACGGTAAAGCAACACTCGGCAAGAAGGCTGGCTTGGGATTTACCCCTAATATGAGAGCTATAAAAAAATATGAGGTGGCCCAACATAGGTCTTGA
- a CDS encoding arsenical resistance protein ArsH (PFAM: NADPH-dependent FMN reductase~TIGRFAM: arsenical resistance protein ArsH): MDTPQLNQKAFRPIDHNQLSNHETSPLKIALLYGSLRERSYSRFLVEEAARILEGFGADCRIFNPSGLPLPDDGADASHPKVAELRDLITWSEGMVWCSPERHGAMTGIMKAQIDWIPLSLGSVRPTQGKTLAVMQVSGGSQSFNTVNQMRILGRWMRCLTVPNQSSVPKAFQQFDDDGRMLASSFYNRVVDVMEELAKFTYLTRGRVDYLVDRYSEREETSDELSKRVRSTSSN, translated from the coding sequence ATGGATACGCCCCAGCTGAACCAAAAGGCCTTTCGGCCGATTGATCATAACCAACTGAGCAATCATGAGACATCACCGCTGAAAATTGCGCTTCTGTATGGGTCTTTGCGTGAACGCTCATATAGCCGGTTTCTGGTTGAAGAAGCTGCCCGGATCTTGGAGGGGTTCGGTGCAGACTGCCGGATATTTAATCCCTCTGGTTTACCCCTGCCAGATGACGGTGCAGATGCAAGCCATCCAAAAGTCGCTGAATTGAGGGATTTGATTACATGGTCAGAAGGTATGGTGTGGTGTTCACCAGAACGTCATGGGGCGATGACAGGGATTATGAAAGCCCAAATTGACTGGATACCACTTTCGCTGGGCTCAGTCAGGCCGACACAAGGAAAAACCCTTGCGGTTATGCAAGTGTCTGGTGGTTCACAAAGTTTTAACACCGTTAACCAAATGCGTATTCTCGGGCGGTGGATGCGCTGTCTGACCGTTCCGAATCAATCATCTGTTCCCAAGGCCTTTCAGCAATTTGATGATGATGGGCGCATGCTGGCTTCGTCTTTTTATAATCGTGTGGTTGATGTGATGGAAGAGCTGGCGAAATTTACCTATCTTACCCGCGGCCGGGTTGACTATCTTGTGGACAGATATAGCGAGCGTGAAGAAACGAGCGATGAGCTGAGCAAGAGAGTACGCAGCACATCGTCAAATTAA
- a CDS encoding protein of unknown function (DUF3291) (PFAM: Domain of unknown function (DUF3291)), giving the protein MADVYLAQINVARFRVAPHDPANTEFMAALDEVNAEAEAADGFIWRLVGDGKNATDIRLFADPHLLLNMSVWRDLDALRAFTYRNDRHAAIMKRRKDWFETIDTHLALWWVKAGHLPTPEEGADRLEAVRKNGPSSFAFTFTRPFQP; this is encoded by the coding sequence ATGGCTGACGTCTATCTTGCCCAGATTAATGTTGCCCGTTTTCGTGTGGCTCCTCACGACCCCGCAAATACAGAATTTATGGCCGCTTTAGATGAGGTCAACGCTGAAGCTGAAGCAGCAGACGGCTTTATCTGGCGTCTGGTCGGGGATGGGAAAAATGCAACAGATATCCGGCTTTTTGCAGACCCTCATTTATTATTGAATATGTCTGTGTGGCGTGATCTGGACGCGCTTCGTGCCTTCACCTACCGGAATGATCGTCATGCGGCTATTATGAAACGTCGAAAGGACTGGTTTGAGACGATTGACACACATCTGGCGCTCTGGTGGGTAAAAGCTGGCCATTTGCCTACTCCCGAAGAAGGCGCAGACAGGCTTGAAGCCGTTCGGAAAAACGGCCCAAGCAGCTTTGCCTTCACATTTACCCGACCGTTTCAGCCATGA
- a CDS encoding 2-haloalkanoic acid dehalogenase, type II (PFAM: haloacid dehalogenase-like hydrolase~TIGRFAM: Haloacid dehalogenase superfamily, subfamily IA, variant 2 with 3rd motif like haloacid dehalogenase; 2-haloalkanoic acid dehalogenase, type II): MSQIKALLFDVFGTVVDWRSCISAEIGRLAHDHALVCDTDKLADEWRAQYQPAMEAIRSGQREFTRLDILHAENLEHVLATNGISSFSAAEKAHLVKAWHRLKGWPDTSSGLHRLKQHFIIAPQSNGNIALIVNMAKAADLPWDVVLGAEVVHTYKPRPEAYERACDALGLQSEDCMMVAAHNDDLFAARNTGMKTAFVRRPTEHGQQQTKDLAAESDWDFCADSFLDLADQLGC, from the coding sequence ATGTCGCAAATTAAGGCGCTGCTGTTTGATGTTTTTGGCACGGTTGTTGACTGGCGCTCTTGCATTTCCGCCGAAATAGGCCGTCTTGCCCATGATCACGCATTGGTTTGCGACACAGATAAACTTGCTGATGAATGGCGGGCACAGTATCAGCCCGCTATGGAAGCCATCAGAAGTGGCCAGCGGGAATTTACCCGTCTTGACATACTTCACGCAGAAAATTTGGAACATGTGTTGGCGACAAATGGCATCAGCTCATTTTCGGCGGCAGAAAAAGCACATTTGGTAAAAGCCTGGCACAGATTAAAAGGCTGGCCTGACACGTCATCGGGTTTGCACAGGCTGAAGCAACATTTTATTATTGCGCCGCAATCAAATGGGAATATTGCCCTTATCGTTAATATGGCGAAAGCCGCTGACCTGCCCTGGGATGTGGTGCTGGGGGCTGAGGTTGTGCACACTTATAAACCCCGGCCAGAAGCGTATGAGAGGGCTTGTGATGCGTTAGGATTGCAGTCTGAGGACTGTATGATGGTCGCGGCTCATAATGATGATCTGTTTGCGGCCAGAAATACAGGCATGAAAACCGCATTCGTCAGGCGACCAACAGAACATGGCCAGCAACAGACAAAAGATTTAGCAGCTGAATCTGATTGGGATTTTTGCGCAGACAGTTTCCTTGATTTGGCTGACCAATTGGGCTGCTGA